The sequence GCTGCGGTGGCAGTTCCGGTTGCAATTCTTGCCGTCCATTACGAACAATCCGCATCATTTCGTGCAGCCGTTCTTCGATACTCTCTAGAACACTATCAGCATAATCGTCAGCACCCTGTTGAATTTCTTCTGCTTCTGCAAGAGCAGTTTGGCGCATTTCCTCTATCTCTTGCTGACACTGACGGCGGCGGCGATCAATTTCTTCTAGAGTATCTTGCATCATAGCTTCACATTCTTGTTGCACCTGTCGCCGTATTTCCAAAGCTTGCCGTTCAGCCTGTTTGAGAATATCGCTGTCGTCCAGAATTTGCGCTCTTTTAGCTTGTGCGGCTTCCACAATTTGCTGCCCGTATTCTTCTGCTTGCAGGATAATTTCCTGCTTTTGTTGAAGTATCTCTGTTGCTTCAGCAAAAGCTGGTGGCAAAGACAGCCGGATAAAATCAAGCTGATCCAACAGCCTTTCTTCATCCACTAACGTGTGTCGCGTCAGTGGAACGCGAAAGCTACTCAGAATCATTTCTTCGAGGCGATTGAGTTCCAATTGAATATCTACGCTTCTCATAGCCGTAGAATTTTCATGGGAAATTCCATCGTTTAACTCTGGCGGGGTTAGACTGCTTCCGTTTTGATTGAGTTCGATACGGGATGGTTTTGGGCGTAGCATTGGTAAATTTCCAGGGCGACGTGCGGGGGAACAAGATGATCGACAGAGCCACCAAACCTTGCAATCTCTTTTACCACACTACTACTTAAAAAACTATACTCATTTGATGTTGCCAGAAAAACAGTTTCTATATCTACAGAAAGAGTTTTATTGATGTGAGCCATCTGTAGCTCGATTTCAAAGTCTGAAATTGCTCTTAGCCCCCGCAGTAAGACAGAAGCTCCCCGCATTTGGGCATAATTGACAGTTAGACCATCGAAAGCGTCTA is a genomic window of Fischerella sp. PCC 9605 containing:
- the coaD gene encoding pantetheine-phosphate adenylyltransferase, producing the protein MIAIYPGSFDPITLGHVDLIERGSRLFGQVIVAVLRNPNKTPLFSVQQRLEQIRQSVKHLSNVEVDAFDGLTVNYAQMRGASVLLRGLRAISDFEIELQMAHINKTLSVDIETVFLATSNEYSFLSSSVVKEIARFGGSVDHLVPPHVALEIYQCYAQNHPVSNSIKTEAV